In candidate division KSB1 bacterium, the genomic stretch AATAAATCCCGCCAGCGCAAGTCCGGGCCGGTGAAGGTCCTTCTGCGTGATCCGCCGAACCAGACCGCGCGGACTGTTCACGAGCTTGAGCAACAACCGCTCGCGCATCGCCTGCAAAAATTCGTCAACTTGAAGCGTCGGCATCGCCCCTCTATCTCCGCGTGAACCCCGGGCGAATCACTCCTCGTCCGCCTCGGCCCGCTTCGCCTGAAGCTTGCCCTTCAATTTCTTCACCTGCTGCTCGAGTTTGTCAACCGCCAATACCGCCGACTTGCGAAAATCGTCCGTGGTCTCCGATGCGTTCAGCACCGCGCCGTTCAGGCTAACCTGAATGTGCGCCTTCTTGTCGTCCTTCGTGTAGGAAAACTCAATTTCACAGTTCAAAATCCGATCGTCAAGCTTGTTCAAGCGGCCAACCTCCGCCTCCGCGAATTCCTTCAGCGAATCTGTGGCCTTGAAATGGATCGAGGAGATCTTCGTTCTCATTCGGCTACCTCGGGATCATGTGGAAAGTCCGTGCTATTCGGACCGGGTCATTAACGCAGTTTCTCGCCGTGCGGGTGAGCTTGCTCGTGTACCAGCTTCAGCCGCTCGGCGGTGACATGGGTATATTTCTGGGTCGTTCCCAAT encodes the following:
- the raiA gene encoding ribosome-associated translation inhibitor RaiA; the encoded protein is MRTKISSIHFKATDSLKEFAEAEVGRLNKLDDRILNCEIEFSYTKDDKKAHIQVSLNGAVLNASETTDDFRKSAVLAVDKLEQQVKKLKGKLQAKRAEADEE